Proteins encoded in a region of the Equus asinus isolate D_3611 breed Donkey chromosome X, EquAss-T2T_v2, whole genome shotgun sequence genome:
- the PRR32 gene encoding proline-rich protein 32 produces the protein MACIENVLAGHVPSPIVVAADEHGNQELHPNLPLHCPSSMLKDDAESWGHPLVSLRPPFSVLADLTGEQLKRPSERTGSCIPVDSSSSRALKHPYGPPPAVAEESLATVEVNSSEGLAGRRQRGQDSINVSQEFSGSPPALMIGGTRVSNGGTERVGNNARLHAAMPRGQRFFPPRGSQVRGPPHIPTVRSGIMMELPPGNLRLAGKERLAHVSFPLGGPRHCVENWPRPIPLSSSTPSLPSCATAHCFIPPRPPSFNPFLAMPIAFAPPPIFGPPLPSYFANFPSWGMPAPASSNRENN, from the exons ATGGCTTGTATTGAGAATGT CCTTGCAGGGCATGTCCCTTCACCCATAGTAGTAGCTGCAGATGAACATGGGAACCAGGAACTGCACCCCAACTTGCCCCTCCACTGTCCGAGCTCCATGCTGAAGGATGATGCAGAGTCCTGGGGCCACCCTCTCGTCTCGCTGAGACCTCCCTTCAGTGTGCTGGCCGATCTGACAGGAGAGCAACTGAAGCGCCCCTCGGAGAGAACAGGATCCTGCATTCCTGTCGACAGTTCCAGCTCGAGAGCTCTCAAACACCCATACGGGCCACCACCTGCTGTTGCAGAAGAGTCCCTAGCAACAGTAGAAGTAAATAGCTCTGAGGGGCTGGCAGGCCGgaggcagaggggacaggatTCTATTAATGTGTCCCAGGAATTCTCTGGCAGCCCTCCAGCACTAATGATAGGGGGGACAAGGGTCAGCAATGGGGGCACTGAGAGAGTTGGCAATAATGCAAGGCTACATGCTGCCATGCCACGAGGTCAACGGTTCTTTCCACCTAGAGGCTCACAAGTAAGAGGCCCTCCACACATCCCCACCGTTAGATCGGGGATAATGATggagctgcctccaggaaatcTGAGATTGGCGGGCAAGGAAAGGCTGGCTCATGTTTCTTTCCCACTGGGAGGCCCGCGGCACTGCGTGGAGAACTGGCCAAGGCCTATTCCCTTGTCTTCCAGTACTCCAAGTTTACCTTCTTGTGCTACTGCTCATTGCTTCATACCTCCTCGTCCTCCCAGTTTCAATCCATTTCTTGCTATGCCTATCGCTTTTGCTCCTCCTCCCATCTTTGGTCCTCCACTGCCTTCTTATTTTGCCAATTTCCCTTCCTGGGGCATGCCGGCTCCTGCATCCTCAAACAGAGAGAACAACTGA